From a region of the Castanea sativa cultivar Marrone di Chiusa Pesio chromosome 10, ASM4071231v1 genome:
- the LOC142612812 gene encoding lysine-specific demethylase JMJ32, translated as MNKELEALWEEVRELSLGNSTEIDHLNSPPTPLQFLRDYVSQNKPCLISSATLHWPALSSWSQHTYLTQSLSASPNVSVHLTPHGNADALVPFPNTNNNNNNLCFASPHVQQLPFREALHLITTNSDSNSNTQKFVAYLQQQNDCFRSEYSALSSDCDDHIPWATEALGSLPEAVNLWIGNHRSVTSFHKDHYENLYAVVSGEKHFLLLPPTDYHRMYIRNYPAARYSYSQESGEFALELEKPARYVPWCSVNPCLSPENMEAEMSKFPLYFNGPKPFQCTVKPGQILYLPSMWFHHVRQSPDAGGRTIAINYWYDMQFDIKYAYFNFLKSIQYRSIHDPTLPETASKETDTESDCDSIAYGFKDEFSANGSVENLVGGSTKEE; from the exons ATGAACAAAGAGTTGGAGGCATTGTGGGAGGAAGTGAGGGAGCTGAGTCTAGGAAACAGCACAGAAATAGACCACCTAAACTCCCCTCCAACCCCACTCCAATTCCTAAGAGACTACGTTTCTCAAAACAAGCCCTGCCTAATCTCCTCCGCCACTCTCCACTGGCCCGCCCTCTCCTCTTGGTCTCAACACACCTACCTCACCCAATCACTCTCCGCTTCTCCAAACGTCTCCGTTCACCTCACCCCACACGGCAACGCCGACGCACTCGTCCCATTCcccaacaccaacaacaacaacaacaacctcTGCTTCGCTTCGCCACACGTGCAACAACTCCCATTCCGCGAAGCTTTACATCTCATAACAACGAATTCAGATTCTAATTCCAATACCCAGAAATTTGTTGCTTATTTGCAGCAACAGAACGATTGCTTCCGCTCCGAATACTCGGCGCTTTCTTCGGACTGCGATGATCACATACCGTGGGCTACTGAGGCACTCGGGTCCCTTCCTGAAGCTGTTAATCTATGGATTGGTAACCATCGCTCTGTCACTTCTTTCCATAAGGATCACTACGAGAATCTATACGCCGTCGTGTCTGGTGAGAAGCATTTTCTGTTACTTCCTCCCACTGATTATCACCGTATGTACATCCGCAACTACCCTGCTGCTCGTTATTCCTATTCCCAGGAGTCTGGAGAGTTTGCATTGGAGCTGGAAAAGCCTGCGAGGTACGTGCCTTGGTGCAGTGTAAATCCTTGTCTATCACCGGAGAATATGGAGGCTGAGATGTCCAAATTCCCCTTGTATTTCAATGGCCCAAAGCCCTTTCAGTGTACGGTCAAGCCTGGACAGATTCTTTACTT GCCAAGTATGTGGTTTCATCACGTTAGGCAGAGTCCAGATGCTGGAGGGCGGACTATTGCAATAAATTATT GGTACGATATGCAATTTGATATCAAGTATGCCTATTTCAACTTCTTGAAATCAATTCAATACCGATCAATTCATGATCCAACATTGCCAGAAACAGCATCTAAGGAGACAGATACGGAATCAGATTGTGATTCAATTGCATATGGCTTTAAGGATGAATTTAGTGCTAATGGATCTGTAGAAAATTTAGTTGGGGGCAGTACTAAAGAAGAATGA
- the LOC142613432 gene encoding ABC transporter E family member 2 isoform X1, whose product MMMNSNSNDTFSSLNNEMEVKSLGFKTYVVCVNHQYKNGIWIIYSRLLVIDTVSYHFCAIYAGKLCIEVAPASKIAFISEELCIGCGICVKKCPFEAIQIINLPKDLDKDTTHRYGPNTFKLHRLPVPRPGQVLGLVGTNGIGKSTALKVLAGKLKPNLGRFNNPPDWQEILTYFRGSELQNYFTRILEDNLKAIIKPQYVDHIPKAVQGNVGQVLDQKDERDMKSELCADLQLNQVIDRNVGDLSGGELQRFAIAVVAVQNAEIYMFDEPSSYLDVKQRLKAAQVVRSLLRPNSYVIVVEHDLSVLDYLSDFICCLYGKPGAYGVVTLPFSVREGINIFLAGFVPTENLRFRDESLTFKVAETPQESAEEIETYARYKYPTMTKTQGNFRLRVVEGEFTDSQIIVMLGENGTGKTTFIRMLAGLLKPDSVEGSDVEIPEFNVSYKPQKISPKFPSTVRHLLHSKIRDSYMHAQFVSDVMKPLLIEQLMDQEVVNLSGGELQRVALCLCLGKPADIYLIDEPSAYLDSEQRIVASKVIKRFILHAKKTAFVVEHDFIMATYLADRVIVYEGRPSLDCIANSPQSLLSGMNLFLSHLDITFRRDPTNFRPRINKLESTKDREQKSAGSYYYLDD is encoded by the exons ATGATGATGAACTCTAATTCAAATGACACTTTCTCCTCCCTTAATAATGAGATGGAAGTTAAAAGTCTTGGGTTTAAGACCTACGTGGTTTGTGTAAATCACCAATACAAAAATGGAATTTGGATTATATATTCACGTCTTTTGGTGATAGATACAGTTTCTTACCATTTCTGCGCTATATATGCAGGAAAACTCTGTATTGAGGTTGCTCCTGCATCGAAGATTGCTTTCATCTCTGAGGAATTGTGTATTGGATGTGGTATCTGTGTCAAG AAATGCCCGTTTGAAGCTATTCAGATCATCAACTTGCCAAAAGATCTGGACAAAGATACAACCCATCGCTATGGCCCTAACACTTTTAAATTGCACAG GTTACCAGTCCCAAGACCTGGGCAAGTTCTTGGCCTGGTTGGAACTAATGGCATTGGGAAGTCCACTGCCCTTAAAGTTTTGGCTGGAAAACTGAAACCAAACCTCGGTCGCTTCAAT aatcctCCAGATTGGCAGGAAATCTTGACATACTTCCGAGGATCTGAGCTGCAGAATTATTTTACACGTATTCTTGAAGATAATTTGAAG gcCATTATAAAGCCCCAGTATGTTGATCACATTCCAAAAGCTGTTCAAGGTAATGTAGGGCAGGTGCTGGACCAAAAGGATGAGAGAGACATGAAGTCAGAACTCTGCGCTGATCTTCAGCTGAACCAGGTTATAGACCGTAATGTAGGGGATTTGTCAGGAGGAGAGCTTCAGAGATTTGCTATTGCTGTTGTTGCTGTACAGAATGcagaaatatatatgtttgatgAACCTTCAAGTTACCTTGATGTAAAACAGAGGCTTAAAGCTGCTCAAGTTGTCCGTTCTTTGCTCAGGCCTAATAG CTATGTAATTGTTGTGGAGCATGATCTTAGTGTCCTGGATTACTTGTCGGACTTCATTTGCTGTTTATATGGGAAACCGGGAGCATATGGAGTTGTAACCCTTCCCTTCTCAGTCAGAGAAGGAATCAATATCTTCTTGGCTGGATTTGTTCCAACAGAAAATTTACGTTTTCGGGATGAATCCCTTACCTTTAAG GTTGCTGAGACTCCACAAGAAAGTGCGGAGGAAATTGAGACATATGCACGTTACAAATACCCAACCATGACCAAAACTCAAGGAAATTTCAGGCTTCGTGTTGTTGAGGGTGAATTTACTGATTCTCAGATTATTGTGATGCTGGGTGAGAATGGGACTGGCAAAACAACATTTATCCGTAtgctg GCAGGTTTACTGAAACCTGATTCTGTAGAAGGTTCTGATGTGGAGATTCCTGAGTTTAATGTTTCTTACAAGCCCCAGAAGATCAGTCCGAAATTTCCATCCACTGTGCGGCACTTGCTACATTCAAAAATACGTGATTCATACATGCATGCTCAGTTTGTGTCGGATGTTATGAAGCCTCTTCTTATTGAACAATTAATGGATCAAGAAGTTGTGAATCTTTCTGGTGGAGAGTTGCAAAGAGTTGCATTATGCCTATGCCTTGGGAAg CCTGCAGACATTTATCTGATAGATGAACCAAGTGCATATCTTGATTCTGAGCAGCGTATAGTTGCTTCAAAAGTCATTAAGAGGTTTATCCTTCATGCAAAGAAAACTGCTTTCGTGGTTGAACATGATTTTATAATGGCAACTTATCTGGCAGATAGAGTTATTGTGTATGAGGGGAGGCCATCGCTTGATTGTATTGCAAATTCTCCACAGTCATTGTTGTCTGGGATGAATCTCTTCTTATCT CATTTGGATATCACATTTAGAAGGGACCCAACTAATTTCCGCCCTAGAATCAACAAACTGGAATCAACCAAGGACAGGGAGCAGAAATCTGCTGGGTCCTATTATTACCTGGATGACTGA
- the LOC142613432 gene encoding ABC transporter E family member 2 isoform X2: MSERLTRIAIVSSDRCKPKKCRQECKKSCPVVKTGKLCIEVAPASKIAFISEELCIGCGICVKKCPFEAIQIINLPKDLDKDTTHRYGPNTFKLHRLPVPRPGQVLGLVGTNGIGKSTALKVLAGKLKPNLGRFNNPPDWQEILTYFRGSELQNYFTRILEDNLKAIIKPQYVDHIPKAVQGNVGQVLDQKDERDMKSELCADLQLNQVIDRNVGDLSGGELQRFAIAVVAVQNAEIYMFDEPSSYLDVKQRLKAAQVVRSLLRPNSYVIVVEHDLSVLDYLSDFICCLYGKPGAYGVVTLPFSVREGINIFLAGFVPTENLRFRDESLTFKVAETPQESAEEIETYARYKYPTMTKTQGNFRLRVVEGEFTDSQIIVMLGENGTGKTTFIRMLAGLLKPDSVEGSDVEIPEFNVSYKPQKISPKFPSTVRHLLHSKIRDSYMHAQFVSDVMKPLLIEQLMDQEVVNLSGGELQRVALCLCLGKPADIYLIDEPSAYLDSEQRIVASKVIKRFILHAKKTAFVVEHDFIMATYLADRVIVYEGRPSLDCIANSPQSLLSGMNLFLSHLDITFRRDPTNFRPRINKLESTKDREQKSAGSYYYLDD; encoded by the exons ATGTCGGAACGATTGACTCGTATAGCGATTGTGAGCTCTGATAGGTGCAAGCCCAAGAAGTGCCGCCAGGAATGCAAAAAAAGCTGCCCTGTTGTCAAAACCG GAAAACTCTGTATTGAGGTTGCTCCTGCATCGAAGATTGCTTTCATCTCTGAGGAATTGTGTATTGGATGTGGTATCTGTGTCAAG AAATGCCCGTTTGAAGCTATTCAGATCATCAACTTGCCAAAAGATCTGGACAAAGATACAACCCATCGCTATGGCCCTAACACTTTTAAATTGCACAG GTTACCAGTCCCAAGACCTGGGCAAGTTCTTGGCCTGGTTGGAACTAATGGCATTGGGAAGTCCACTGCCCTTAAAGTTTTGGCTGGAAAACTGAAACCAAACCTCGGTCGCTTCAAT aatcctCCAGATTGGCAGGAAATCTTGACATACTTCCGAGGATCTGAGCTGCAGAATTATTTTACACGTATTCTTGAAGATAATTTGAAG gcCATTATAAAGCCCCAGTATGTTGATCACATTCCAAAAGCTGTTCAAGGTAATGTAGGGCAGGTGCTGGACCAAAAGGATGAGAGAGACATGAAGTCAGAACTCTGCGCTGATCTTCAGCTGAACCAGGTTATAGACCGTAATGTAGGGGATTTGTCAGGAGGAGAGCTTCAGAGATTTGCTATTGCTGTTGTTGCTGTACAGAATGcagaaatatatatgtttgatgAACCTTCAAGTTACCTTGATGTAAAACAGAGGCTTAAAGCTGCTCAAGTTGTCCGTTCTTTGCTCAGGCCTAATAG CTATGTAATTGTTGTGGAGCATGATCTTAGTGTCCTGGATTACTTGTCGGACTTCATTTGCTGTTTATATGGGAAACCGGGAGCATATGGAGTTGTAACCCTTCCCTTCTCAGTCAGAGAAGGAATCAATATCTTCTTGGCTGGATTTGTTCCAACAGAAAATTTACGTTTTCGGGATGAATCCCTTACCTTTAAG GTTGCTGAGACTCCACAAGAAAGTGCGGAGGAAATTGAGACATATGCACGTTACAAATACCCAACCATGACCAAAACTCAAGGAAATTTCAGGCTTCGTGTTGTTGAGGGTGAATTTACTGATTCTCAGATTATTGTGATGCTGGGTGAGAATGGGACTGGCAAAACAACATTTATCCGTAtgctg GCAGGTTTACTGAAACCTGATTCTGTAGAAGGTTCTGATGTGGAGATTCCTGAGTTTAATGTTTCTTACAAGCCCCAGAAGATCAGTCCGAAATTTCCATCCACTGTGCGGCACTTGCTACATTCAAAAATACGTGATTCATACATGCATGCTCAGTTTGTGTCGGATGTTATGAAGCCTCTTCTTATTGAACAATTAATGGATCAAGAAGTTGTGAATCTTTCTGGTGGAGAGTTGCAAAGAGTTGCATTATGCCTATGCCTTGGGAAg CCTGCAGACATTTATCTGATAGATGAACCAAGTGCATATCTTGATTCTGAGCAGCGTATAGTTGCTTCAAAAGTCATTAAGAGGTTTATCCTTCATGCAAAGAAAACTGCTTTCGTGGTTGAACATGATTTTATAATGGCAACTTATCTGGCAGATAGAGTTATTGTGTATGAGGGGAGGCCATCGCTTGATTGTATTGCAAATTCTCCACAGTCATTGTTGTCTGGGATGAATCTCTTCTTATCT CATTTGGATATCACATTTAGAAGGGACCCAACTAATTTCCGCCCTAGAATCAACAAACTGGAATCAACCAAGGACAGGGAGCAGAAATCTGCTGGGTCCTATTATTACCTGGATGACTGA
- the LOC142612829 gene encoding uncharacterized protein LOC142612829, giving the protein METWRHFQLCIYLLVGISLLFFFGTGSCMHSSSISSEARRGNPDFDPNNSNISSFCSFKNFIMESYYEKYGSLLDSDFQDFIAQVLPLGMCGKLPDNLNLVPRLSVLQHNLIGEGSHRHLSSSIRFSMDLESITDLSTHSCEVIIIERLPSGVFADPFELQHLLQHGAFSDVSVFGDTNLEFPSFLSNRSVVEIHVDVGHKNELDINIELPLHARYPPLDKSGYSRVKFGPPDLFVCYSIEGTSHNQSCLFTSTSISSELESEEIVWRIPSGIKTHARIVSVVTFISALLSTLLIVLTCIFYSDAKPRKNLKHS; this is encoded by the exons ATGGAAACTTGGCGGCATTTTCAGTTATGCATTTATCTGTTAGTTGGAATTTCGTTGCTATTCTTTTTTGGCACTGGCTCCTGCATGCATAGTTCTTCAATCTCAAGTGAG GCACGAAGGGGTAATCCAGATTTTGATCCCAACAACTCAAATATCAGCTCTTTTTGCAGTTTCAAGAACTTTATAATGGAATCTTATTATGAAAAGTATGGGAGCTTGCTTGATTCAGATTTCCAAGATTTCATAGCACAAGTACTTCCGTTGGGCATGTGTGGGAAGCTGCCAGATAATTTGAACCTTGTGCCAAGATTATCAGTTCTACAGCACAATCTGATTGGTGAAGGTTCTCATCGTCATCTGTCCTCATCCATCAGATTTAGCATGGATCTAGAATCCATAACTGATCTATCAACTCACTCATGTGAGGTCATAATTATTGAAAGACTGCCCTCAGGTGTTTTTGCTGACCCATTTGAGCTACAACATCTTCTGCAGCATGGTG CGTTTAGTGATGTATCTGTTTTTGGAGACACAAATTTGGAATTTCCTTCATTTCTTTCGAACCGATCTGTTGTTGAGATTCACGTGGACGTTGGTCACAAGAATGAACTCGACATCAACATAGAACTTCCTCTACATGCACGTTATCCG cCTCTAGATAAAAGTGGTTATTCAAGAGTCAAATTTGGTCCACCTGATTTGTTTGTGTGCTATAGCATAGAGGGGACGTCGCATAATCAGAGCTGTTTATTTACTTCAACCAGTATTAGTTCTGAACTGGAAAGTGAAGAGATTGTGTGGAGAATACCTTCAGGGATAAAGACTCATGCTAGAATTGTATCCGTTGTCACTTTTATTTCAGCCTTATTGTCAACTCTGTTAATTGTTTTGACATGTATATTTTATTCAGATGCCAAACCTCGCAAAAATCTGAAGCattcttaa